The Dyadobacter subterraneus genome window below encodes:
- a CDS encoding magnesium chelatase subunit D family protein has protein sequence MKYPFAALVGQEKLKRALILCAINPSIGGLLIRGEKGTAKSTAARGLAEIMPLIPKNETFPLLFQENDLQDICGECPVDIEEMAVPFINLPLGATEDRVLGSLDLEGILSEKKKRLQPGLLATAHRGILYIDEVNLLPDHLVDVLLDAAAMGVNTIQRDGLSESHPAKFTLIGTMNPEEGNLRPQFLDRFGLMVDVEAPRDVAERTEVVRRRIHFEANPEKFSSQWAAAQKNLQNQIKTAQQLLPSVILPDGLLTLISQLCTEMNVTSLRADIVMYKTAITLAALDKRTVVTAEDVRQAAELALIHRQRKKPFEGNSKGDNRLDELMQQEQPEQNNLPQQQNQPESTKEEEEELLSSKQLPSDDQNNNDDPESPSSKQEQVFGIAPQKEAPNFKVDLNPVSHQMPEGRRSQAINTNRGPELRAIPDQSPNDISIIATVQSALIRDQDDFHITRNDLHQKVRKGKTGNLILFVVDASGSMAASSRMEAVKGSVLSLLTDAYQRRDMVGVISFRGVEAQLLLEPTYSVEQAEQAMQNLPTGGRTPLPHALQLAIQVINKLNPDKDLKPLLVILSDGKANVPLPGGGDAWQQTLQLSGQLFQSNIPALVLDTENDYLRFGRAAEMAKVMGAECLSLEELSSENITVTISGRIV, from the coding sequence ATGAAATATCCTTTTGCTGCCTTGGTTGGACAGGAAAAATTAAAGCGCGCACTCATATTGTGTGCAATCAATCCGTCCATTGGAGGTTTATTGATCAGAGGAGAAAAAGGGACGGCGAAGAGTACGGCTGCCAGAGGATTGGCTGAAATAATGCCGTTAATTCCTAAAAATGAAACCTTTCCATTATTATTTCAGGAAAATGATTTGCAGGATATTTGCGGTGAATGTCCTGTTGATATAGAAGAAATGGCAGTTCCTTTTATAAATCTTCCCCTTGGCGCAACCGAAGACCGAGTTCTGGGAAGTCTGGATCTGGAAGGTATTTTATCAGAAAAAAAGAAAAGATTACAACCAGGTTTATTAGCAACTGCACACCGTGGGATTTTATACATTGATGAAGTAAATTTACTCCCTGATCATTTGGTGGATGTTTTACTGGACGCTGCAGCGATGGGCGTTAACACAATCCAGCGCGATGGACTGTCTGAAAGTCATCCTGCAAAATTTACTTTGATCGGTACTATGAATCCGGAAGAAGGAAATCTGCGTCCTCAATTTCTGGATCGTTTTGGATTAATGGTCGATGTGGAAGCGCCGCGGGATGTTGCGGAAAGAACGGAAGTTGTACGCAGAAGAATTCATTTTGAAGCCAATCCGGAAAAATTTTCCAGTCAATGGGCTGCTGCTCAAAAGAATCTTCAAAACCAGATCAAAACGGCTCAGCAATTATTACCGTCTGTTATTTTGCCTGATGGATTATTGACTTTGATCAGTCAGCTTTGCACAGAAATGAATGTGACGAGCTTACGGGCGGATATCGTGATGTATAAAACTGCAATCACGCTGGCCGCTCTGGACAAAAGAACTGTCGTGACAGCCGAAGATGTACGACAAGCTGCTGAACTGGCACTGATTCACAGACAGCGAAAAAAACCATTTGAAGGAAATAGTAAAGGTGATAACAGGCTGGATGAATTAATGCAGCAGGAACAGCCAGAGCAAAACAATCTGCCGCAACAGCAAAATCAACCTGAATCAACAAAAGAAGAAGAAGAAGAGCTACTATCTTCTAAGCAGTTGCCTTCTGACGATCAAAATAATAACGATGATCCGGAATCACCTTCTTCAAAACAAGAACAAGTATTCGGTATAGCACCTCAAAAAGAAGCTCCAAATTTTAAAGTTGATTTAAATCCTGTTTCGCACCAAATGCCGGAAGGCCGGAGAAGTCAGGCAATCAATACAAATCGAGGGCCTGAATTAAGAGCGATCCCCGATCAATCTCCAAATGATATATCAATTATAGCAACGGTACAATCTGCCTTAATCCGTGATCAGGATGATTTTCATATTACACGAAATGATCTGCATCAAAAGGTTAGAAAAGGAAAAACAGGAAATTTAATTCTGTTTGTTGTGGATGCTTCGGGATCTATGGCGGCGAGCAGCCGGATGGAAGCGGTGAAAGGAAGTGTGCTGAGTTTACTTACGGATGCTTATCAAAGAAGAGATATGGTTGGCGTGATTTCCTTCCGTGGTGTGGAAGCACAGTTACTTTTGGAACCCACTTATAGCGTTGAACAAGCTGAACAAGCCATGCAAAATTTGCCAACAGGTGGAAGAACTCCTTTGCCGCATGCCTTGCAATTGGCCATTCAGGTGATCAATAAATTAAATCCGGATAAAGATTTAAAACCGCTTTTGGTTATTCTCAGCGATGGGAAAGCCAATGTTCCGCTTCCGGGAGGTGGTGATGCCTGGCAGCAAACACTGCAATTATCCGGTCAATTATTCCAATCCAATATTCCAGCTTTGGTGCTTGATACTGAAAACGATTACCTTCGTTTTGGAAGAGCCGCCGAAATGGCGAAGGTGATGGGCGCAGAATGTTTATCACTTGAAGAACTTTCTTCGGAAAATATCACGGTTACTATTTCCGGTAGAATTGTCTAA
- a CDS encoding DUF5618 family protein gives MAIQNQDNLLSPAEEAARYLQNAKEILSEKAGKKDGLYADIKYVKMAAGTAYSAALLILDEYLKQKEGVKFIKPKSIEDYTNRVRKYDKKLLRLLVNVYDELHIIGYYHGTRSVDTIQTGLSNVTKMLAYI, from the coding sequence ATGGCCATTCAGAATCAAGACAACCTGCTTTCCCCAGCCGAAGAAGCTGCCCGCTACTTGCAAAACGCAAAAGAAATTTTGAGCGAAAAAGCAGGTAAAAAGGACGGATTATATGCTGATATTAAATATGTAAAAATGGCTGCGGGTACTGCTTATTCAGCTGCCTTGCTAATTCTGGATGAATATCTGAAACAAAAAGAAGGAGTAAAATTCATTAAACCCAAAAGCATTGAAGACTATACAAACAGGGTTAGAAAATATGACAAAAAACTGTTGAGATTATTAGTCAATGTTTACGACGAACTGCATATAATCGGATATTATCACGGTACAAGATCTGTTGATACCATTCAAACCGGCCTAAGTAACGTAACCAAAATGCTTGCCTATATCTGA
- a CDS encoding TIGR03915 family putative DNA repair protein, translating to MEVSNTIFSDKPVSVSYDGTWYGLLTAVFDAYSKKWNVTGFSVIDRESQTDFFAEKVIVVTDEEKAKRVWLGLKKKVPKENCIQLYRCYLSEIAGIEITIFSCIKFYFSGFDSPHLAYGNPDVLKVNQTSKMVYREKHRMEAFVRFQRTADDLYYAGIEPDFNVIPLLNEHFAERYADQNWLIYDIKRKYGIYYDQDKVEEITLDFSNDAGAKTSVKDVFHDSETLYQELWQNYFKNVNIPSRRNIKLHVQHVPKRYWKHLIEKK from the coding sequence ATGGAGGTCAGCAATACAATCTTTTCGGATAAGCCCGTCAGCGTTTCATACGATGGAACCTGGTATGGCTTATTGACTGCGGTTTTCGATGCCTATTCAAAAAAATGGAATGTTACCGGTTTTTCAGTTATTGACCGCGAAAGCCAGACAGACTTTTTTGCAGAAAAAGTAATTGTGGTAACGGATGAAGAAAAAGCAAAAAGAGTTTGGCTTGGACTGAAAAAGAAAGTCCCGAAAGAAAATTGCATACAACTTTATCGCTGTTATTTATCTGAGATTGCCGGCATTGAAATAACTATATTTTCCTGTATCAAGTTTTATTTTTCCGGTTTTGATTCGCCGCATCTGGCCTATGGCAATCCTGATGTTTTGAAAGTAAATCAAACTTCAAAAATGGTATATCGGGAGAAACACAGAATGGAAGCTTTTGTCAGATTTCAGCGCACGGCTGATGATTTGTATTATGCAGGAATTGAGCCGGATTTTAACGTAATTCCTCTATTAAACGAACATTTTGCTGAGCGTTACGCCGATCAGAATTGGTTGATTTATGATATTAAACGAAAGTACGGAATTTATTATGACCAGGATAAAGTGGAAGAAATCACATTAGATTTTTCCAATGATGCGGGAGCGAAAACATCGGTGAAAGATGTTTTTCATGATTCTGAAACCTTATATCAGGAACTGTGGCAGAATTATTTCAAAAACGTTAATATTCCATCAAGACGGAATATCAAGTTGCATGTTCAGCATGTTCCGAAACGGTATTGGAAGCATTTGATTGAGAAAAAGTAG
- a CDS encoding ATP-dependent DNA ligase, translating to MKQFAELFMNLDRTNKTNAKVELMKNYFLSASDEDKMWALTLFTGRRPSFKVNRTQVKEWAAAEANIPMWLFQESYQSVGDLGETISLILPRNGSEDSDKSLSEWFYYLGLLPKMTDEEKHDHILQAWSQLSQHETFVFNKLLMGSFRIGVSQTLVVRALAEATSTDSNVIAHRVMGQWDPLETTFEKLILDEGENDNASRPYPFFLAYPIEGDVSNLGNPEDWFVEWKWDGIRSQIIYRNNELFIWTRGEELSTDKFPELHFLSTVLPNGTVLDGEIVSYIDDKPMPFNVLQTRIGRKNLSKKVLEEAPVAFIAYDIMEANGVDIRNLSQMQRRAQLEEIHKNMPVQSVFNLSPLVEFKEWSELHDLHPTSRENIAEGFMIKRKNSTYQVGRKKGDWWKWKIDPLSVDAVLIYAQKGAGRRAELFTDYTFAVWGEDGKLIPFAKAYSGLTDVEIGQVDYFIKRNILEKFGPVRTVKPELVFEIGFEGINESTRHKSGIAVRFPRILRWRKDKKAAEADTLENLKGILEMYK from the coding sequence ATGAAACAATTCGCTGAACTTTTCATGAATCTGGACCGGACCAACAAAACCAATGCAAAGGTTGAGTTGATGAAAAACTATTTTCTGTCCGCGTCAGATGAAGATAAAATGTGGGCACTGACTTTGTTCACGGGTCGTCGGCCATCCTTTAAAGTAAATAGAACACAGGTGAAAGAATGGGCCGCTGCGGAGGCAAATATTCCAATGTGGCTTTTCCAGGAAAGTTATCAAAGCGTGGGTGATTTAGGTGAAACGATTTCGCTTATTTTACCAAGAAATGGTTCTGAGGATTCTGATAAATCTTTGTCCGAATGGTTTTATTATTTGGGACTATTACCCAAGATGACCGATGAAGAAAAACATGATCATATTCTTCAGGCTTGGTCTCAATTATCGCAGCACGAAACTTTTGTTTTCAATAAATTATTAATGGGCAGTTTCCGGATTGGTGTTTCCCAAACACTTGTAGTCAGGGCATTAGCGGAAGCAACTTCAACGGATTCAAATGTGATTGCGCATCGGGTCATGGGACAATGGGATCCTCTGGAAACGACGTTTGAAAAACTGATTTTAGATGAAGGAGAGAATGATAATGCTTCAAGACCCTATCCGTTTTTTCTGGCTTATCCAATCGAAGGTGACGTTTCGAATTTGGGAAACCCGGAAGACTGGTTTGTCGAATGGAAATGGGACGGTATTCGCTCCCAGATCATTTATCGGAATAACGAACTATTCATCTGGACAAGGGGTGAAGAGCTTTCAACAGACAAATTCCCGGAATTGCATTTTCTTAGTACTGTCCTGCCAAATGGTACAGTTCTGGATGGAGAAATTGTAAGTTATATTGATGATAAGCCGATGCCTTTCAATGTTTTACAAACACGTATTGGCCGGAAAAATCTTTCTAAAAAAGTATTGGAAGAAGCACCCGTCGCTTTCATCGCTTATGATATCATGGAAGCAAATGGAGTCGATATAAGGAATTTGAGCCAAATGCAGCGAAGAGCACAATTGGAAGAAATTCATAAAAACATGCCTGTTCAATCTGTTTTTAATCTTTCGCCACTGGTCGAATTCAAAGAATGGAGTGAATTGCATGATTTACATCCAACTTCCCGCGAAAATATTGCGGAAGGTTTTATGATCAAAAGGAAGAACAGTACCTATCAGGTCGGGCGCAAAAAAGGTGACTGGTGGAAATGGAAAATTGATCCGTTAAGTGTTGATGCCGTTTTGATTTATGCGCAAAAGGGAGCAGGTCGGAGAGCTGAACTTTTTACCGATTATACTTTTGCAGTTTGGGGTGAAGATGGGAAATTAATCCCTTTTGCCAAAGCTTACTCAGGATTAACCGACGTTGAAATTGGCCAGGTCGACTACTTTATAAAACGTAATATTCTGGAAAAGTTCGGCCCGGTAAGGACGGTTAAGCCGGAGCTGGTTTTTGAAATTGGGTTCGAAGGAATTAATGAATCAACACGACACAAATCCGGAATTGCTGTACGGTTTCCCCGGATTTTGAGATGGAGAAAGGATAAAAAGGCTGCGGAGGCGGATACTTTGGAAAATTTGAAGGGGATTTTGGAGATGTATAAGTAA
- a CDS encoding antitoxin AF2212-like protein yields MLTTIEGVYENGKVILTEKPPLRKKAKVLITFMEEVEPDVSLNKRPLGTMKGTIKMSEDFNDSLDDLKDYM; encoded by the coding sequence ATGCTAACTACAATTGAAGGTGTTTATGAAAATGGTAAGGTAATTTTGACAGAAAAACCTCCTTTGAGAAAAAAAGCAAAAGTCTTAATAACTTTTATGGAGGAAGTTGAGCCAGATGTATCCTTAAACAAACGTCCATTAGGAACGATGAAAGGCACTATCAAAATGTCGGAGGATTTCAACGACTCCCTTGACGACTTAAAAGATTATATGTAA
- a CDS encoding ligase-associated DNA damage response DEXH box helicase, producing MTKSRGHIAVEQWFKYKNWKWAAFQKEASEAYLSGKSGLVNAPTGSGKTYSLWIPFLIRYINSLPKNPAKRSKGLQILWVTPLRALSKDLFRNMEIAALEMNLTLRIGVRSGDTSTKERASQKKQMPEALLITPESLHLLFAQKGSSETFKNLHTIVVDEWHELMGSKRGTQTELAIARLRTINPDLQTWGISATIGNLEEAKQVLVGMDSAEEDTVIVKAKTQKKILVESILPEKVETLPWAGYMGTRLIDYVVDIVRKSKTTLLFTNTRSQTEIWYRIIIEKYPEFAGIMALHHASLDREIRDWVEESLHEEKLKLVICTASLDLGVDFRPVDTVIQVGSPKSIARFIQRAGRSGHQPGVASKIYFCPTNALELIEAVSLRDGVEKQIIEDRPPVIHAFDVLAQWMITLAVGEGFDEKQLFDEVRNCYGYQFINREEWEWLLGYITTGSPSMTVYDEYKKVERIDGIYKVTSRRIAHRHMLSMGTIVSETSLKVKFQHGRYLGSVEESFVSRMKTGDVFVFAGMSVEFVRIHEMTVTVKKAEGKRGFLVRWAGGRMPLSSQLSAFIRDRLSDAIENPHKEKELSKLKPLLELQRERSMIPNTGELLIEQCETREGHHIFIFPFEGRLVHEGMAIILAYRISKLSPITFSLAMNDYGFELLSDQYVDMEKIVKEIDLFSTAHLVDDIYQSVNATEMAKRKFREIAAIAGLMFQGYPGKFMKTKQVQASSSLLFTVMTKYENNNLLVNQAYQEVLTYQLEEVRMRKALDRIETQKIIVKRTRKPTPFSFPIMVDRLREQLTSEKLEDRIQKMLKQYSDAD from the coding sequence TTGACAAAATCCCGCGGACATATCGCTGTTGAGCAGTGGTTTAAATATAAAAACTGGAAATGGGCGGCTTTTCAAAAGGAGGCTTCTGAGGCGTACCTTTCGGGAAAAAGTGGTTTGGTCAATGCACCAACAGGGAGCGGGAAAACGTATTCTCTGTGGATTCCTTTTTTGATACGATACATTAATTCTTTGCCTAAAAATCCTGCTAAAAGAAGTAAAGGTTTGCAGATTTTGTGGGTTACACCTCTCCGCGCTTTGTCAAAAGACCTTTTCCGAAATATGGAAATTGCCGCGCTGGAAATGAACCTGACATTGCGGATTGGTGTGCGTTCCGGCGATACCAGCACCAAGGAGCGAGCAAGTCAAAAGAAACAAATGCCGGAAGCTTTGCTGATTACACCGGAAAGTTTACATCTTTTATTTGCACAAAAAGGCAGCTCCGAAACTTTTAAAAACCTTCATACAATCGTTGTCGATGAATGGCATGAATTGATGGGAAGCAAGCGTGGAACGCAAACCGAATTGGCAATCGCCAGATTACGAACCATAAATCCGGATCTTCAAACCTGGGGGATTTCGGCGACAATCGGAAATCTGGAAGAAGCCAAACAAGTTTTGGTCGGCATGGATTCGGCGGAGGAAGATACGGTGATCGTCAAAGCAAAAACACAAAAGAAAATTCTTGTTGAAAGTATTCTTCCCGAAAAAGTAGAAACGCTGCCCTGGGCGGGATATATGGGTACAAGGCTGATTGACTATGTAGTTGATATTGTCCGCAAAAGCAAAACAACCCTGCTTTTTACAAATACACGGTCGCAGACGGAAATCTGGTATCGGATTATCATTGAAAAATATCCTGAATTCGCCGGAATAATGGCGCTTCATCACGCTTCACTGGACAGGGAAATCCGTGATTGGGTGGAAGAATCCTTACATGAAGAAAAACTGAAACTGGTCATCTGCACGGCGAGTTTGGATCTTGGCGTAGATTTTCGGCCGGTAGATACGGTGATTCAGGTCGGCAGTCCGAAAAGTATCGCCAGATTTATCCAGCGTGCCGGTCGAAGTGGGCATCAGCCGGGTGTGGCTAGTAAAATATATTTTTGCCCGACCAATGCTTTGGAATTAATCGAAGCCGTGTCTTTGAGGGATGGTGTTGAAAAACAAATCATTGAGGATCGTCCGCCCGTTATTCATGCTTTTGATGTTCTTGCACAATGGATGATTACGCTTGCTGTTGGTGAAGGTTTTGACGAAAAACAATTGTTTGATGAGGTCAGAAATTGTTACGGTTATCAATTTATAAACCGGGAAGAGTGGGAGTGGCTTTTGGGTTATATTACAACAGGAAGTCCCTCAATGACAGTTTATGATGAATATAAAAAAGTTGAAAGAATTGACGGTATATATAAAGTAACGAGCCGTCGGATCGCACACCGGCATATGCTGAGCATGGGAACCATCGTTTCCGAAACCTCGCTGAAAGTTAAGTTTCAGCATGGACGCTATTTGGGTTCCGTTGAAGAATCTTTTGTGTCGAGAATGAAAACGGGTGATGTGTTCGTTTTCGCCGGCATGAGTGTGGAATTTGTCAGGATTCATGAGATGACGGTCACGGTTAAAAAGGCTGAGGGTAAAAGAGGATTTTTGGTGCGTTGGGCGGGAGGGAGAATGCCATTGTCTTCCCAATTATCAGCATTTATCCGCGACCGATTATCCGATGCGATTGAAAATCCGCATAAGGAAAAAGAATTATCCAAACTAAAACCGCTTCTGGAATTGCAACGAGAGCGGTCGATGATTCCCAATACCGGTGAACTTTTAATCGAACAATGTGAAACCCGGGAAGGGCATCATATTTTCATTTTTCCATTTGAAGGGCGATTGGTTCACGAAGGTATGGCGATCATTCTGGCTTACCGGATCAGCAAATTATCTCCTATCACTTTCTCGCTTGCTATGAATGATTACGGTTTCGAGCTGCTTAGCGATCAATACGTTGATATGGAAAAAATTGTGAAAGAAATCGATTTGTTTTCCACAGCTCATTTGGTGGATGATATATACCAAAGTGTGAACGCGACGGAAATGGCGAAACGAAAATTCAGAGAAATTGCCGCGATTGCCGGATTAATGTTTCAGGGTTATCCCGGAAAGTTTATGAAAACCAAGCAGGTTCAGGCTTCCAGTTCGCTTTTGTTTACGGTTATGACGAAATACGAAAACAACAATTTACTTGTCAATCAGGCATATCAGGAAGTTTTAACTTATCAATTGGAAGAGGTCAGAATGCGAAAGGCACTGGACCGGATTGAAACACAAAAAATAATTGTCAAAAGAACGAGAAAGCCAACGCCTTTTTCGTTTCCTATTATGGTAGACCGGCTGAGGGAACAATTGACCTCGGAAAAGCTGGAAGACCGGATACAAAAAATGCTCAAACAGTATAGTGATGCAGATTGA
- a CDS encoding ligase-associated DNA damage response exonuclease, with protein MATQSLLQFTGKSIYCSQADAHIDPWIPVDRAIITHAHSDHARWGSKHYLAHKDSEAILRLRLGPDISLQTVEYGEKFVINGVVFSLHPAGHIIGSAQVRVEYKGEVWVASGDYKLEDDNFCVPFEPVKCNVFITESTFGLPIYKWQPQQEIFSEIDNWWAQNKAQDKASILMGYSLGKMQRILKGIELKDKVIYAHGAIYTLNERLRQAGHDLPELTLVTKETDKKLFRGSLVLAPPSVDSSTWIRKFNPYSLGYCSGWMALRGAKNRRAVDQGFILSDHVDWPDLNTAVIESGAEKVYVTHGYTSIFSRWLNENGIEAGEVTTMYGNEEETEDRATGDGPEAEGIENNKDLSPIPDDPDLKLS; from the coding sequence ATGGCGACACAATCACTCTTACAATTCACCGGCAAAAGCATTTACTGTTCTCAGGCAGATGCCCACATTGATCCCTGGATTCCCGTGGACCGTGCGATCATTACACATGCTCATAGTGATCACGCACGCTGGGGAAGCAAACATTATCTTGCCCATAAGGACAGTGAGGCTATTTTAAGACTTCGTTTGGGGCCGGATATTTCGTTGCAAACGGTTGAGTATGGTGAAAAATTTGTAATCAATGGTGTCGTTTTTTCTTTGCATCCAGCCGGACATATTATCGGTTCTGCACAAGTTCGCGTGGAATATAAAGGCGAAGTTTGGGTAGCCAGCGGGGATTATAAACTGGAAGATGACAACTTTTGCGTGCCTTTTGAACCGGTGAAATGTAACGTTTTTATCACAGAATCAACTTTCGGATTGCCGATTTATAAATGGCAGCCGCAACAGGAAATTTTCTCTGAAATTGACAACTGGTGGGCGCAAAATAAAGCGCAGGATAAGGCCAGTATTCTGATGGGATATTCGTTGGGGAAAATGCAGCGGATTTTGAAAGGTATTGAGCTGAAAGACAAAGTGATTTATGCGCATGGCGCTATTTATACCTTAAACGAAAGGCTGAGACAAGCCGGACATGATTTGCCGGAACTCACTTTGGTTACCAAAGAAACAGATAAAAAACTCTTTCGCGGATCGTTAGTGTTAGCGCCTCCATCAGTTGACAGCAGTACCTGGATCCGGAAATTTAATCCTTATTCTCTTGGATATTGTTCGGGCTGGATGGCATTGCGAGGCGCGAAAAATCGTCGTGCTGTTGATCAGGGATTTATATTGAGCGATCACGTGGACTGGCCTGATTTGAACACTGCGGTTATAGAATCCGGAGCTGAGAAAGTTTATGTCACGCATGGCTATACCAGTATTTTTTCACGTTGGTTGAATGAGAACGGGATTGAAGCGGGGGAGGTGACTACGATGTATGGAAATGAAGAGGAAACGGAGGATAGGGCGACGGGTGATGGACCGGAAGCAGAGGGAATTGAGAATAACAAAGATTTATCGCCAATCCCCGACGATCCGGACTTGAAACTAAGCTAA
- the pdeM gene encoding ligase-associated DNA damage response endonuclease PdeM produces MQIEIRNNHFDLLTQKAIFWQEKQTLLIGDLHLGKITHFRKEGIAIPQIAAGNNFERLDQLLENTNCSRIIFLGDLFHNKYNSEWETFSEWRKKYHFVEMIIVIGNHDVLPITLFLENNIEVYKNDFEEENFIFTHHPKVELNPTKFVFAGHIHPVFTSYGKGRQSFRLPCFVVDKYQAILPSFGVFTGGFGVDLVVGRKIYMLTEERVFAVG; encoded by the coding sequence ATGCAGATTGAAATACGGAATAACCACTTTGATTTATTAACACAAAAGGCGATTTTTTGGCAGGAAAAACAAACACTTCTCATCGGTGATCTGCATTTAGGAAAAATTACACATTTCAGAAAAGAAGGAATCGCAATTCCTCAAATTGCCGCCGGCAACAACTTCGAAAGACTGGATCAGTTACTGGAAAATACAAATTGCTCGCGTATCATTTTTCTTGGAGATCTTTTTCATAACAAATACAATTCAGAATGGGAAACCTTTTCGGAATGGCGAAAGAAATATCATTTTGTTGAAATGATTATTGTGATCGGGAATCATGATGTTTTACCGATCACTTTGTTTCTGGAAAATAATATTGAAGTGTATAAAAATGATTTTGAAGAAGAAAATTTCATTTTTACACACCATCCGAAAGTGGAGCTGAACCCAACCAAATTTGTCTTCGCCGGGCACATTCATCCGGTATTCACGTCCTATGGAAAAGGGCGGCAAAGTTTTCGATTGCCGTGTTTTGTAGTGGATAAATATCAGGCAATTTTGCCAAGTTTTGGCGTTTTTACGGGAGGTTTTGGAGTGGATTTGGTTGTAGGAAGGAAGATATATATGTTGACGGAAGAGCGGGTTTTTGCGGTTGGGTGA
- a CDS encoding type II toxin-antitoxin system VapC family toxin: protein MAYLLDTHVILWALDNNNRLSIEAESIISALNSDCFVSVISFFEITIKKNIGKLELLKSIQEYINEVQRIGIITLPIKDEYLNNYNRIPLFDNHRDPFDRLILATAFTEKFQILSADDKFKLYKDVVDVIW from the coding sequence ATGGCATATTTGCTAGACACGCATGTAATACTTTGGGCTCTTGATAATAATAATCGTCTTTCCATCGAAGCGGAGTCTATTATTTCAGCTTTAAATTCAGATTGCTTTGTTAGTGTAATTTCTTTTTTTGAAATAACTATCAAAAAGAATATTGGCAAGCTTGAATTATTGAAATCAATACAAGAATACATAAATGAAGTGCAGCGAATTGGAATAATAACGCTGCCAATTAAAGATGAATATCTAAACAACTACAATCGTATTCCACTTTTTGATAATCATCGCGATCCATTCGATCGACTGATCTTAGCAACCGCTTTCACAGAAAAATTTCAAATTCTTTCTGCTGATGATAAGTTTAAATTATATAAAGATGTTGTAGATGTGATTTGGTGA